One region of Ictalurus punctatus breed USDA103 chromosome 6, Coco_2.0, whole genome shotgun sequence genomic DNA includes:
- the LOC108266979 gene encoding cartilage intermediate layer protein 1 isoform X2 — translation MKLLIFGVILIATHAGAQDLEKRLCYTQWFDRDNPTGNGDYETLNDLRAEYPKKICSKPLTIQAATLTGVPAESIGQVFQVYDTVSGFACVNSQQKNGECCLDYKVRFGCPCPWPIVKPILFAVEEIPAQPNTTFT, via the exons ATGAAGCTTTTG ATCTTTGGTGTGATTTTGATTGCTACACATGCTG GAGCCCAAGATCTGGAAAAAAGGC TTTGTTACACTCAGTGGTTTGACCGGGACAATCCCACTGGGAATGGAGATTATGAAACCTTGAACGACTTGAGAGCAGAGTATCCAAAAAAGATCTGTTCCAAACCTCTGACCATTCAGGCTGCAACACTCACTGGAGTTCCTGCAGAAAGCATTGGACAAGTGTTTCAAGT GTATGACACAGTTTCTGGATTTGCCTGTGTCAATTCTCAACAAAAGAATGGAGAATGCTGCTTGGACTATAAGGTGCGTTTTGGATGCCCATGCCCTTGGCCCATAGTCAAGCCTATATTGTTTGCAGTGGAGGAGATCCCAGCCCAGCCAAATACAACTTTTACTTAG
- the LOC108266979 gene encoding cartilage intermediate layer protein 1 isoform X1: MKLLIFGVILIATHAGAQDLEKRPVCYTQWFDRDNPTGNGDYETLNDLRAEYPKKICSKPLTIQAATLTGVPAESIGQVFQVYDTVSGFACVNSQQKNGECCLDYKVRFGCPCPWPIVKPILFAVEEIPAQPNTTFT, encoded by the exons ATGAAGCTTTTG ATCTTTGGTGTGATTTTGATTGCTACACATGCTG GAGCCCAAGATCTGGAAAAAAGGC CAGTTTGTTACACTCAGTGGTTTGACCGGGACAATCCCACTGGGAATGGAGATTATGAAACCTTGAACGACTTGAGAGCAGAGTATCCAAAAAAGATCTGTTCCAAACCTCTGACCATTCAGGCTGCAACACTCACTGGAGTTCCTGCAGAAAGCATTGGACAAGTGTTTCAAGT GTATGACACAGTTTCTGGATTTGCCTGTGTCAATTCTCAACAAAAGAATGGAGAATGCTGCTTGGACTATAAGGTGCGTTTTGGATGCCCATGCCCTTGGCCCATAGTCAAGCCTATATTGTTTGCAGTGGAGGAGATCCCAGCCCAGCCAAATACAACTTTTACTTAG